A part of Melittangium boletus DSM 14713 genomic DNA contains:
- a CDS encoding ArnT family glycosyltransferase, translating to MTRGRAATREERWLALGLWALAFCALWATESAVGFTRDESFYFHAAEDYARWFQQLVREPARALTDAAIVRAWDYNHEHPALMKTLFGLSHLLFHDTLGWMRSATAFRLPAFALAALVPALTFLLGSAVFSRAAGLFAALSFLLVPRQYFNAELACFDMPIAAMWLLVVYAFWRALEDRDWGVLCGVFFGLALCTKHNALFLPFCLAPFALWRAWTSSEAQPAARTGMWRVLGLFAAVAVLYALLVVSLGPEGFQRKFFLLSPHTLLFVALAVGSLGMLHVLNTEHPATALALLPLATMATFGPIVFYLHWPYLWHAPVDRTAWYLVFHATHNHYAWFYLGTLMREPPFPWSYVVVKTALTVPTSLFVPMATGWSVLAGRGLLSLFARTRAWVRPPTEAEVLVGLHAVAALLIISPPSVPHFGGVKHWLPSMPFLGLLAGVAVTRGCEALTERLRARWPRLPLAAVAAPVFGLVMLPALIALVRVFPYGTSFYSELAGGVPGAASLGMQRQFWSSNVTAVLPWINANAPRGARVFLHEVTGFAFQDYQREGMLRADLRPGGLFDSDIAAYQYHQEFREHEFALWGAYGTRTPVTGLYLDETPQVIVYQRR from the coding sequence ATGACCCGAGGCCGCGCCGCGACACGCGAGGAGCGCTGGCTCGCCCTGGGCCTGTGGGCGCTGGCCTTCTGCGCGCTGTGGGCCACCGAGTCCGCCGTGGGCTTCACCCGCGACGAGAGCTTCTACTTCCACGCCGCCGAGGACTACGCGCGCTGGTTCCAACAGCTCGTGCGCGAGCCCGCGCGGGCGCTGACGGACGCGGCCATCGTGCGCGCCTGGGACTACAACCACGAGCACCCGGCGTTGATGAAGACGCTCTTCGGGCTGTCGCATCTGCTCTTCCACGACACGCTCGGGTGGATGCGCTCGGCCACGGCCTTCCGGCTGCCGGCCTTCGCCCTGGCGGCGCTCGTGCCCGCCCTCACCTTCCTGCTGGGCAGCGCGGTGTTCAGCCGCGCCGCGGGCCTCTTCGCCGCCCTCTCCTTCCTGCTCGTGCCCCGCCAGTACTTCAACGCGGAGCTGGCCTGCTTCGACATGCCCATCGCGGCCATGTGGCTGCTGGTGGTCTACGCCTTCTGGCGCGCGCTGGAGGACCGCGACTGGGGCGTGCTGTGCGGCGTCTTCTTCGGTCTGGCCCTGTGCACCAAGCACAACGCGCTCTTCCTCCCCTTCTGCCTCGCGCCCTTCGCCCTCTGGCGCGCGTGGACGAGCAGCGAGGCACAGCCCGCGGCGCGCACCGGGATGTGGCGGGTGCTCGGGCTGTTCGCCGCCGTGGCGGTGCTCTACGCGCTGCTCGTGGTGAGCCTCGGGCCCGAGGGCTTCCAGCGGAAGTTCTTCCTGCTCAGCCCGCACACACTGCTCTTCGTGGCCCTGGCCGTGGGCTCGCTGGGCATGCTGCACGTGCTCAACACGGAGCATCCCGCCACGGCGCTCGCCCTGTTGCCCCTCGCGACCATGGCGACATTCGGGCCCATCGTCTTCTACCTGCACTGGCCCTACCTCTGGCACGCCCCCGTGGATCGGACGGCCTGGTACCTCGTCTTCCACGCCACCCACAACCACTACGCCTGGTTCTACCTGGGCACGCTCATGCGCGAGCCGCCCTTCCCCTGGTCCTACGTCGTGGTGAAGACGGCGCTCACCGTGCCCACCAGCCTCTTCGTGCCCATGGCGACGGGCTGGAGCGTGCTCGCCGGACGCGGGCTCCTGAGCCTCTTCGCGCGCACGCGCGCCTGGGTCCGTCCTCCCACCGAAGCCGAGGTGCTGGTGGGCCTGCACGCCGTCGCCGCCCTGCTCATCATCAGCCCCCCGAGCGTGCCGCACTTCGGTGGCGTCAAGCACTGGCTGCCCTCGATGCCCTTCCTGGGCTTGCTCGCGGGCGTGGCGGTGACCCGGGGCTGCGAGGCCCTCACCGAGCGGCTGCGCGCGCGCTGGCCCCGCCTGCCGCTCGCGGCGGTGGCGGCGCCCGTGTTCGGGCTGGTGATGTTGCCCGCGCTCATCGCGCTCGTGCGCGTCTTCCCCTATGGGACGAGCTTCTACTCGGAGCTGGCGGGCGGCGTTCCGGGCGCGGCGTCCCTGGGGATGCAGCGCCAGTTCTGGTCGAGCAACGTGACGGCGGTGCTGCCGTGGATCAACGCGAACGCACCGCGAGGCGCCCGCGTCTTCCTGCACGAGGTGACGGGCTTCGCGTTCCAGGACTACCAGCGCGAGGGGATGCTGCGCGCGGACCTGCGCCCGGGGGGCCTCTTCGACTCGGACATCGCGGCCTACCAGTACCATCAGGAGTTCCGCGAGCACGAGTTCGCCCTCTGGGGGGCCTATGGCACCCGGACTCCCGTCACCGGGCTCTATCTGGACGAAACCCCCCAGGTCATCGTCTACCAGCGGCGCTGA
- a CDS encoding UDP-N-acetylmuramoyl-L-alanyl-D-glutamate--2,6-diaminopimelate ligase, whose amino-acid sequence MKLTDVLAGCGAEQTSGGRTPVDVTGVSQDSRKVKPGDLFVAVPGAKEDGAQFVGEAVSRGAVAVVSEKPLSSQVPYFKVSNARKALALIAANFHGRPADQLTLLAVTGTNGKTTTSFLLEAMAAAAYSSTGVIGTLGYKLGGEIHPTTHTTPEPLELHRILRQMVDAGVETVVMEVSSHALLQERVHGITFKAAAFTNLTRDHLDYHKDLEEYFQAKRKLFLENLSQGGVAVVNGDDTYATRIYNELRGGQQKRMAWKFSRQGNGEISAADVSFTLKGIQGTLKTPAGDIPLKSRLLGAHNLENILAAAGLALGAGFARRKDVQLGIERMDGVAGRMERVENHGPQAGAPTVLVDYAHTDDALKRALEAARAMAKGRVIVVFGCGGERDAGKRPLMGAAAAEGADLSVITSDNPRNENADDIISQVTPGLEKGGLRRISSGKAKSGEKGYLVEVDRKTAIETAISLGKEDDVVLIAGKGHETSQTIGTEKRDFDDRKVAARALAIRT is encoded by the coding sequence ATGAAGCTGACGGATGTCCTCGCAGGGTGTGGTGCCGAGCAGACCTCGGGCGGCCGGACCCCGGTCGATGTGACGGGGGTGTCGCAGGACTCGCGCAAGGTGAAGCCGGGCGACCTGTTCGTCGCCGTTCCGGGTGCGAAGGAGGACGGCGCCCAGTTCGTGGGAGAGGCTGTCTCCCGCGGGGCCGTGGCGGTGGTGTCGGAGAAACCCCTGTCCTCGCAGGTGCCCTACTTCAAGGTGTCCAACGCCCGGAAGGCCCTGGCGCTCATCGCCGCCAACTTCCATGGCCGTCCCGCCGACCAGCTCACCCTGCTGGCCGTCACGGGAACCAACGGCAAGACGACCACGAGCTTCCTGCTCGAGGCCATGGCCGCCGCGGCCTACTCGTCGACGGGGGTGATTGGCACGCTGGGCTACAAGCTCGGTGGGGAGATCCATCCCACCACCCACACCACGCCGGAGCCGCTGGAGCTGCACCGGATCCTCCGCCAGATGGTGGACGCGGGCGTGGAGACGGTGGTGATGGAGGTGTCGAGCCACGCGCTGCTGCAGGAGCGGGTGCACGGCATCACCTTCAAGGCGGCCGCCTTCACCAACCTGACGCGCGACCACCTGGACTACCACAAGGATCTGGAGGAGTACTTCCAGGCCAAGCGCAAGCTCTTCCTGGAGAACCTGTCCCAGGGGGGCGTGGCGGTGGTCAACGGAGACGACACCTACGCCACGCGCATCTACAACGAGCTGCGCGGCGGCCAGCAGAAGCGCATGGCGTGGAAGTTCAGCCGCCAGGGCAACGGGGAGATCTCCGCCGCGGACGTGTCCTTCACGCTCAAGGGCATCCAGGGCACGCTCAAGACGCCCGCGGGTGACATCCCCTTGAAGAGCCGGCTGCTCGGCGCGCACAACCTGGAGAACATCCTGGCCGCCGCGGGTCTGGCGCTGGGCGCGGGCTTCGCGCGGCGCAAGGACGTGCAGCTGGGCATCGAGCGCATGGATGGCGTGGCCGGCCGCATGGAGCGCGTGGAGAACCACGGTCCCCAGGCGGGCGCGCCCACGGTGCTGGTGGACTACGCGCACACGGATGACGCCCTCAAGCGCGCGCTGGAGGCGGCTCGCGCCATGGCCAAGGGCCGCGTCATCGTGGTGTTCGGCTGCGGCGGCGAGCGCGACGCGGGCAAGCGTCCGCTCATGGGCGCCGCAGCGGCCGAGGGCGCGGACCTGTCCGTCATCACGAGCGACAACCCGCGCAACGAGAACGCCGACGACATCATCTCGCAGGTGACGCCGGGCCTGGAGAAGGGCGGCCTGCGCCGCATCTCCTCGGGCAAGGCCAAGAGCGGGGAGAAGGGCTACCTCGTGGAGGTGGATCGCAAGACCGCCATCGAGACGGCCATCTCGCTCGGCAAGGAGGACGACGTGGTCCTCATCGCGGGCAAGGGGCACGAGACGTCCCAGACCATCGGGACGGAGAAGCGCGACTTCGACGACCGCAAGGTGGCCGCGCGGGCGCTCGCCATCCGCACGTAG
- a CDS encoding response regulator, whose translation MTGPPRVVLLVEDEIDLRTVIEELLIEEGFQVVCAADGVAALDWLSGGGKPSLVLLDFFMPRLSGEEFIKRLRSTPSLRDVPLVAMSGADVKHADLTASLRKPFELFALVELVHQLAGSP comes from the coding sequence ATGACGGGACCACCCCGAGTCGTGTTGCTCGTCGAGGATGAAATCGACTTGCGGACAGTCATCGAGGAGTTGCTCATCGAGGAGGGCTTCCAGGTCGTGTGCGCGGCCGATGGTGTGGCCGCGCTCGACTGGTTGTCTGGAGGCGGGAAGCCCTCCCTGGTGCTGCTCGACTTCTTCATGCCCCGGTTGAGCGGGGAGGAGTTCATCAAGCGGCTGCGCTCGACACCCTCGCTCCGGGATGTGCCGCTGGTGGCCATGAGCGGCGCGGATGTGAAGCACGCCGACCTCACGGCCTCGTTGCGCAAGCCCTTCGAGCTGTTCGCGCTCGTCGAGCTGGTGCACCAGTTGGCGGGTTCGCCCTGA
- the ftsL gene encoding cell division protein FtsL — MSRSKSVSRGVGSNGASVGRVFLHLLPAVLLFALFAGVGILHVTSRVLVVDMGYRLSRAEAEGRDLTRENDRLKLELATLKNPSRLEKLAREKLGMSMPTGPAVIALPEGGKRPVRVEARGARGVRVAERGGSL; from the coding sequence ATGAGCCGCAGCAAGTCCGTGTCGCGTGGTGTCGGTTCCAATGGGGCGTCGGTGGGCCGGGTGTTCCTGCACCTGCTGCCCGCGGTGCTGCTCTTCGCCCTGTTCGCCGGCGTGGGCATCCTCCACGTGACGAGCCGCGTGCTGGTGGTGGACATGGGCTACCGGTTGTCCAGGGCCGAGGCGGAGGGGCGGGATCTCACGCGGGAGAATGATCGGCTCAAGCTGGAGCTGGCCACGCTCAAGAACCCGTCGCGGCTGGAGAAGCTCGCGCGCGAGAAGCTGGGCATGTCCATGCCCACGGGCCCAGCCGTCATCGCCCTGCCCGAGGGGGGCAAGCGTCCCGTCCGGGTGGAGGCGCGGGGCGCCCGGGGCGTGCGCGTGGCCGAGCGCGGCGGATCTCTCTGA
- a CDS encoding helix-turn-helix domain-containing protein — MDNEKAILSGRFGSHVKRLRNSRKLTQEQLAERSELSVDAIRRIERGGFSPSLETLNKLSGGLDLSLKTLFHGFGREKPDRVAEICDFLARLSGREVQLAWRVIHAMFEEK, encoded by the coding sequence ATGGACAATGAGAAAGCCATCCTGTCGGGGCGGTTCGGTAGCCATGTGAAGCGCCTCCGGAATTCACGAAAACTGACCCAGGAACAACTCGCCGAGCGCAGTGAGCTGTCCGTCGATGCCATCCGGCGCATCGAACGCGGCGGGTTCTCTCCTTCTCTTGAAACCCTCAACAAGCTGTCAGGCGGTCTGGACTTGTCCTTGAAGACTCTCTTCCACGGTTTTGGCAGGGAGAAGCCGGATCGGGTCGCGGAAATCTGTGATTTCCTCGCCCGATTGTCGGGCAGGGAAGTGCAGCTCGCCTGGCGCGTCATCCATGCGATGTTCGAGGAGAAATGA
- a CDS encoding penicillin-binding protein: MKDFKSARVPEPNTKWMRLRVKLLAAFFVCLLVAAFGRAVHLQVVERDKLRGMAQDQYVRQIEIPARRGDIFDRRGTPLAQSVEVDSIWVDPSMLPDVKQASRALARALKLDANDVLGRLTRGRRFAWVKRQVTPREVEAVKSLGLPGFGFAKEPKRFYPQRELGAHVVGMVGLDGHGLEGLEMAFEDELSGQNSRLSGFRDAKGRKLLVTGAPDSLERQGASVTLTLDRHLQYVAEKALTRAVVDAQATAGMAIVMDPTTGELLAIANEPRFNPNAPEKEARASMRNRAALDAIEPGSTMKAFVVASALDQKVIKPDDTFFCENGSWRVGKHTIHDTHEHGWLTPQRVLQVSSNICSAKIGQLLGRERFVQAYRDFGFGERTGLALPGEARGSIPFPKAEVSLVTQSFGQGMTATAVQMAAAWSALANGGVLMRPYLVSKVVDPDGVVLLENRPTEVRRVISPQNSRLVVSMLESVVAKGGTATKAAMEDYRVAGKTGTAQKVDPVAGGYSDKRIASFVGLLPAENPRAVILVIVDEPKTDVYGGNVAAPAFKEIATAAMAHLAVPPSREVPLPSTALPAVAAQLPPAKAVPARAVVEEVVAENVEPGSVRVPDVMGQAGREAVTKLLSAALEPQLSGSGRVVAQTPAAGSLVEKGARVTLELATRQ; the protein is encoded by the coding sequence GTGAAGGACTTCAAATCGGCGCGGGTGCCAGAGCCCAACACGAAGTGGATGCGGCTGCGCGTGAAGCTGCTCGCCGCCTTCTTCGTGTGCCTGCTCGTGGCCGCCTTCGGCCGCGCCGTGCACCTGCAAGTCGTCGAGCGCGACAAGCTGCGGGGGATGGCCCAGGATCAGTACGTGCGCCAGATCGAGATCCCCGCCCGGCGCGGCGACATCTTCGATCGACGTGGCACGCCCCTCGCCCAGAGCGTGGAGGTGGATTCCATCTGGGTGGACCCCTCGATGCTGCCGGACGTGAAGCAGGCTTCTCGCGCCCTGGCCCGGGCGTTGAAGCTGGATGCGAATGACGTGCTCGGCCGGCTCACGCGGGGCCGGCGCTTCGCCTGGGTCAAGCGCCAGGTGACGCCGCGCGAGGTGGAGGCGGTGAAGTCCCTGGGGCTGCCGGGGTTTGGCTTCGCCAAGGAGCCCAAGCGCTTCTACCCGCAGCGGGAGCTGGGCGCGCACGTGGTGGGCATGGTGGGACTGGATGGCCATGGCCTGGAAGGCCTGGAGATGGCCTTCGAGGACGAGCTGTCCGGGCAGAACTCCCGCCTGTCGGGCTTCCGGGACGCCAAGGGCCGCAAGTTGCTCGTCACGGGCGCGCCGGACAGCCTGGAGCGCCAGGGCGCCTCCGTCACCCTCACCCTGGACCGGCACTTGCAATACGTGGCCGAGAAGGCGCTCACCCGCGCGGTGGTGGATGCCCAGGCCACGGCGGGCATGGCCATCGTGATGGACCCGACGACGGGGGAACTGCTCGCCATCGCCAACGAGCCCCGATTCAACCCCAATGCCCCGGAGAAGGAAGCGCGCGCCAGCATGCGCAACCGCGCCGCGCTCGACGCCATCGAGCCCGGCTCGACGATGAAGGCCTTCGTCGTGGCGAGCGCCCTGGACCAGAAGGTCATCAAGCCAGACGACACCTTCTTCTGTGAGAACGGCTCCTGGCGGGTGGGCAAGCACACCATCCACGACACCCACGAGCATGGCTGGCTCACCCCCCAGCGGGTGCTGCAGGTGTCCTCCAACATCTGCTCGGCGAAGATCGGCCAGCTGCTCGGGCGCGAGCGCTTCGTGCAGGCCTACCGGGACTTCGGCTTCGGCGAGCGCACGGGCCTGGCCCTGCCCGGTGAGGCGCGGGGCTCCATCCCCTTTCCCAAGGCGGAGGTGTCGCTCGTCACGCAATCCTTCGGCCAGGGCATGACGGCCACCGCCGTGCAGATGGCCGCCGCCTGGAGCGCGCTGGCCAACGGGGGGGTGCTCATGAGGCCCTACCTGGTCTCCAAGGTGGTGGACCCGGACGGGGTGGTGCTACTGGAAAACCGTCCCACCGAGGTGCGGCGCGTCATTTCTCCCCAGAACTCCCGGCTGGTGGTCTCCATGCTCGAGAGCGTGGTGGCCAAGGGGGGCACCGCCACGAAGGCGGCCATGGAAGATTACCGGGTGGCGGGCAAGACGGGCACCGCCCAGAAGGTGGATCCCGTGGCTGGAGGGTACTCGGACAAGCGGATCGCTTCCTTCGTCGGCCTGTTGCCTGCCGAAAATCCGCGCGCGGTCATTCTCGTGATTGTGGACGAGCCCAAAACAGACGTGTACGGGGGAAACGTGGCCGCTCCCGCATTCAAGGAAATAGCTACCGCCGCCATGGCGCATCTGGCCGTCCCTCCCTCGCGAGAGGTACCGCTGCCGTCCACCGCCCTGCCGGCGGTGGCCGCTCAGCTGCCTCCCGCGAAGGCGGTGCCGGCCCGGGCCGTGGTGGAAGAGGTTGTCGCCGAGAACGTGGAGCCGGGCTCCGTCCGCGTTCCGGATGTCATGGGTCAGGCAGGACGCGAGGCGGTGACGAAGCTGCTCTCCGCGGCCCTGGAGCCACAATTGTCAGGTAGTGGACGCGTGGTAGCGCAGACTCCCGCCGCGGGTTCGCTGGTGGAGAAGGGTGCGCGGGTGACGCTGGAGCTGGCGACGCGGCAATGA
- a CDS encoding PilZ domain-containing protein: protein MSESGTKQTLGEVRLKVAYKKPEDLLSEYTRSIGRGGVTLHTQKSLPVGTRFVFELHNPGLAKPVEVLGEVVRSTPQPGDRYLLTVKYDPGQDRGGLDTVLQRIFDLQEYEKMRRHARIPLNLPAAEEETPFAPLFFVRDLSRGGVGLEVEAPALPTSVKVGMPFLLEMELSLGTLMLHGEVAWTSAGGAEVLPTFGVNFGTLRPDTVERLEKLLTLAAMPPPPWRARICFGIDAVMRMP, encoded by the coding sequence ATGAGCGAGAGCGGCACGAAGCAGACCCTCGGCGAGGTGCGCCTCAAGGTGGCCTACAAGAAGCCCGAGGACCTGCTGAGTGAATACACACGCAGCATCGGCCGGGGCGGGGTGACGCTGCACACCCAGAAGAGCCTTCCGGTGGGCACGCGCTTCGTCTTCGAGCTGCACAACCCCGGCCTGGCCAAACCCGTGGAGGTGCTGGGCGAGGTGGTCCGCTCGACGCCCCAGCCGGGGGACCGCTACCTGCTCACCGTGAAGTACGATCCCGGGCAGGACCGTGGCGGCCTGGACACGGTGCTGCAGCGCATCTTCGACTTGCAGGAATACGAGAAGATGCGCCGCCACGCGCGCATCCCCCTGAACCTGCCCGCCGCCGAGGAGGAGACGCCCTTCGCGCCGCTCTTCTTCGTGCGGGACCTGTCGCGCGGGGGCGTGGGCCTGGAGGTGGAAGCACCCGCCCTGCCCACCTCGGTGAAGGTCGGCATGCCCTTCCTGCTGGAGATGGAACTGTCCCTGGGCACGCTCATGTTGCACGGCGAGGTGGCCTGGACGTCCGCGGGAGGGGCCGAGGTACTGCCCACCTTCGGTGTCAACTTCGGCACCCTGCGCCCGGACACCGTGGAGCGGCTGGAGAAGCTGCTCACACTGGCCGCCATGCCCCCTCCGCCCTGGCGGGCGCGCATCTGCTTCGGCATCGACGCCGTGATGCGGATGCCCTGA
- a CDS encoding STAS domain-containing protein, translating to MNQVAEAQGIRAVSSGRVETLMLEGELLEKDLVQVCEDLALRMQRGLRNAVLDFSEVSHLDYRGVKPLLARADAFRKAGGDIKLSGLSPYLAAIFRAAGAHDSFELYPHMNDARAAFALARAPFV from the coding sequence ATGAACCAGGTAGCCGAAGCGCAGGGCATCCGCGCGGTCTCCAGTGGCCGGGTGGAAACGCTCATGCTCGAGGGGGAGCTGCTGGAGAAGGACCTCGTCCAGGTGTGCGAGGACCTCGCGCTGCGCATGCAGCGGGGCCTGCGCAACGCCGTGCTCGACTTCAGCGAGGTGAGCCACCTGGACTACCGCGGCGTGAAGCCCCTGCTGGCGCGCGCCGATGCCTTCCGCAAGGCCGGCGGCGACATCAAGCTGTCGGGCCTGTCGCCCTACCTGGCCGCCATCTTCCGGGCCGCCGGGGCGCATGACAGCTTCGAGCTCTATCCGCACATGAACGACGCCCGGGCCGCCTTCGCGCTCGCGCGTGCTCCGTTCGTCTAA
- the rsmH gene encoding 16S rRNA (cytosine(1402)-N(4))-methyltransferase RsmH — translation MADFGHQTVLLHETVDVLQPGAGKVIIDGTLGGGGHSAALLARGASVLGVDRDPVALEAARARLSGSPGFQARQGNFGELLRVAADLLPVDGVLVDLGVSSPQLDVAERGFSFQKEGPLDMRMGDTGRTAAEFIAEEDEAELVRVLREYGEESFAKPIARELKRALPTRTLEAAEVVKRAVPRKAWPQKIHVATRTFQALRMAVNQELESLDSLLAALPRLLKVGGRAAVISFHSLEDRKVKETFRELVGGCKCPPGLPVCVCGGQGDFSLVTRKALAPSDEEIAANPRARSAHLRVVEKIR, via the coding sequence TTGGCTGACTTCGGCCACCAGACCGTTCTCCTGCACGAGACGGTGGATGTCCTCCAACCGGGAGCGGGCAAGGTGATCATCGACGGCACGCTCGGCGGTGGAGGGCATTCCGCGGCACTGCTCGCCCGGGGCGCGAGCGTGCTCGGCGTGGACCGGGATCCGGTGGCGCTCGAGGCCGCGCGTGCCCGGCTCTCGGGCTCTCCGGGCTTCCAGGCCCGGCAGGGCAACTTCGGTGAGCTGCTCCGCGTGGCCGCGGATCTGCTTCCGGTGGATGGCGTCCTGGTGGACCTGGGGGTGTCCTCGCCCCAGCTCGACGTGGCGGAGCGGGGTTTTTCCTTCCAGAAGGAGGGGCCGCTGGACATGCGCATGGGCGACACGGGCCGCACCGCCGCGGAGTTCATCGCCGAGGAGGACGAGGCGGAGCTCGTGCGCGTGCTGCGCGAGTACGGCGAGGAGTCCTTCGCCAAGCCCATCGCCCGTGAGCTCAAGCGCGCGTTGCCCACGCGCACGCTGGAGGCCGCCGAGGTCGTCAAGCGCGCCGTGCCGCGCAAGGCCTGGCCCCAGAAGATCCACGTGGCCACGCGCACCTTCCAGGCGCTGCGCATGGCGGTGAATCAGGAATTGGAGTCCCTGGACTCCCTGCTGGCCGCGCTGCCGCGCCTCTTGAAGGTGGGGGGCCGCGCCGCCGTCATCTCGTTCCATTCTCTCGAGGACCGCAAGGTGAAGGAGACCTTTCGGGAACTGGTGGGCGGCTGTAAATGCCCGCCGGGCCTCCCGGTGTGCGTGTGTGGCGGCCAGGGGGATTTCTCCCTGGTGACGCGCAAGGCGCTCGCGCCCTCGGACGAGGAAATCGCCGCCAACCCCCGTGCCCGCAGCGCGCACCTGCGCGTGGTGGAGAAGATTCGATGA
- the mraZ gene encoding division/cell wall cluster transcriptional repressor MraZ: MFRGVYEHQIDAKGRTSLPARLRETLVGGYDERLIITTALDPCLHAYPVREWEQLEVALSKRNPLEPGVKTLMRLYVASAQECPLDKLGRLVIPPSLRAHAGLDKDVVWAGMVKVIELWSREGWARAQEEARKEASSADVMRVLTELRQ; this comes from the coding sequence GTGTTCCGAGGCGTCTACGAGCACCAGATCGACGCGAAGGGGCGCACGAGCCTCCCGGCACGGCTGCGGGAGACGCTCGTGGGCGGCTACGACGAGCGGCTCATCATCACGACGGCGCTCGACCCCTGTCTGCACGCCTATCCGGTGCGCGAGTGGGAGCAGCTCGAGGTGGCACTCTCCAAGCGCAACCCCCTGGAGCCGGGCGTGAAGACGCTCATGCGGCTCTACGTGGCGAGCGCCCAGGAGTGCCCGCTCGACAAGCTGGGGCGGTTGGTGATCCCCCCGTCGCTTCGGGCGCACGCGGGGTTGGACAAGGACGTGGTGTGGGCGGGGATGGTGAAGGTGATCGAGTTGTGGAGCCGTGAGGGCTGGGCGCGTGCCCAGGAGGAGGCCCGCAAGGAAGCCTCCAGCGCGGACGTGATGCGCGTGCTCACCGAGCTGCGCCAGTAG
- a CDS encoding CarD family transcriptional regulator gives MPEGSASLQLAVGDRVVYPNQGVCRVSAIDVKEVAGQKLTFVTMRREEDGAVVMVPQAKVLSIGVRKVAGGADITQVFDFLRSDSDKADLDWKQRARTNLDRMTQGGLLGLAEVVKGLQVLSELRPLPTKERELYDNARHLLVSELAAALNISEANAEDAIDVVLFPPGRERPKRTAAEFKTRGEGDDELGLDADLLGLDGDLDLPPDEEEPAEEEEESSEEEGGEEGEEEGEPKARKKAAASEEAEGEAPKRKRGRPPKPKPEGAEAAAPAEPKKRGRPPKPKPEGAEAAAPAEPKKRGRPPKPKPEGAEAAAPKKRGRPPKAKPAEVEEAEPETDLDEDIEADE, from the coding sequence ATGCCAGAAGGCTCCGCGTCACTCCAGCTCGCGGTTGGCGACCGGGTGGTCTACCCCAACCAGGGTGTCTGCCGTGTCTCGGCCATCGATGTAAAAGAAGTGGCCGGGCAGAAGCTCACCTTCGTCACCATGCGCCGGGAAGAGGACGGAGCCGTGGTGATGGTTCCCCAGGCCAAGGTGCTGTCCATTGGCGTCCGCAAGGTGGCGGGCGGCGCGGACATCACCCAGGTCTTCGACTTCCTCCGCTCCGACAGCGACAAGGCGGACCTGGACTGGAAGCAGCGCGCCCGGACCAACCTGGACCGGATGACCCAAGGCGGCCTGTTGGGCCTGGCCGAGGTCGTCAAGGGCCTCCAGGTGCTCAGCGAGCTGCGGCCCCTGCCCACCAAGGAACGGGAGCTGTACGACAACGCCCGTCACCTGTTGGTGTCCGAGCTGGCGGCGGCGCTCAACATCTCCGAGGCCAACGCCGAGGACGCCATCGACGTCGTCCTCTTCCCGCCCGGCCGCGAGCGTCCCAAGCGCACCGCCGCCGAGTTCAAGACACGGGGAGAGGGCGACGATGAACTCGGGCTGGACGCCGACCTGCTCGGACTCGACGGCGACCTGGACCTGCCTCCGGACGAGGAGGAGCCCGCCGAGGAAGAGGAGGAGTCTTCCGAGGAGGAAGGGGGCGAGGAGGGCGAAGAGGAAGGCGAGCCCAAGGCGCGCAAGAAGGCCGCGGCGTCCGAGGAGGCCGAGGGCGAGGCGCCCAAGCGCAAGCGCGGTCGTCCGCCCAAGCCCAAGCCCGAGGGAGCCGAAGCCGCCGCTCCCGCCGAGCCCAAGAAGCGCGGCCGCCCGCCCAAGCCCAAGCCCGAGGGAGCCGAAGCCGCCGCTCCCGCCGAGCCCAAGAAGCGGGGCCGTCCGCCCAAGCCCAAGCCCGAGGGAGCCGAGGCCGCCGCTCCCAAGAAGCGGGGCCGCCCGCCCAAGGCGAAGCCCGCCGAGGTCGAGGAGGCCGAGCCGGAGACCGACCTGGATGAGGACATCGAGGCCGATGAGTGA